A DNA window from Alligator mississippiensis isolate rAllMis1 chromosome 11, rAllMis1, whole genome shotgun sequence contains the following coding sequences:
- the LOC132244118 gene encoding uncharacterized protein LOC132244118 — MDRLRRVLRRRTAKVGFVPEDHSRGPGQEHLGPPSHEEEGPIQARTWLCSMCWHKKPVLPSARDPLKQPTTSRCKWRWPCVRPGRREPGGEERRAEEPCSLLPRAPSSLEPGPAAPHAQAAPCRGAEEGPASLGQELSPSCTSPSLSCSSSSADSHSSLGSASPPAPGASHTVIASPAIEKVQDEEEQEKEDQGTQEGAVLSVTQRLQERRKMQHRKDGQCLLQELLTLQAAVQQRGHEAVELQGWKASMPHKIVELMEDVPREDYLGNTIPDIIAAIWCLSDLEMCLDPFLQSRLLRAAASKTFGAIGRNNISNLRMHMGNLEGLLWCLLSSAPSLDRLNFLWEQFTFWMEAVDAQHRALGMRASTTLMSFAALLLPHFEGSPDVPEVGDMAARLGLSISDPEETIGCDAVESLYWLTRILLHQRGQDMRGADEMFGECPLEPSQVQCYRDLARVGEVLREILSEEQKRSFLQRTILAIHHGRMHVKTPALLFLYAILGETSLLIGDKEEEVPGRIVRKLVLMKCCHELPKELQGHSLLACSSGPLSSPLLSSLQQPPGSSCRESS; from the exons atggacaggctgaggcgGGTGCTGAGGAGGAGGACCGCCAAGGTGGGCTTTGTGCCAGAAGATCACagcagggggcctgggcaggaacatcTGGGCCCCCCCAGCCATGAAGAGGAGGGGCCCATCCAGGCGAGGACGTGGCTGTGCTCCATGTGCTGGCATAAAAAACCAGTACTTCCCAGCGCCAGAGATCCTTTGAAGcagcccaccacctccaggtgcAAGTGGAGGTGGCCCTGTGTGCGCCCGGGCAGGCGGGAGCCCGGAGGAGAGGAGCGCCGGGCAGAAGAGCCAtgcagcctcctgcccagggcaccgagcagcctggagcccggccctgcagccccgcatgctcaggcagccccctgcagagGCGCGGAGGagggcccagcctccctggggcaggagctgagcccgtcctgcaccagccccagcctgagctgcagctcctcctcggCGGACTCGCACAGTTCCCTGGGGTCCGCGAGCCCCCCGGCCCCTGGCGCCAGCCACACCG tgattGCCAGTCCGGCCATAGAGAAGGTGCAGGACGAGGAAGAGCAGGAGAAGGAAGATCAGGGGACGCAGGAGGGAGCTGTGCTAAGTGTCACCCAGCGCCTCCAGGAACGCAGGAAG ATGCAGCACAGGaaggatgggcagtgcctgctgcaggagctcctcaccctgcaggcagccgtgcagcagaggggacacgaggcagtggagctgcaggggtggaaagcGTCCATGCCACACAAGATAGTG GAGCTGATGGAGGATGTCCCCAGGGAAGACTATCTAGGAAACACCATCCCAGACATCATAGCTGCCATCTGGTGCCTCAG TGACCTGGAGATGTGCCTGGACCCCTTCCTGCAGTCGCGCCTCCTGCGAGCTGCAGCATCCAAGACTTTTGGGGCCATAGGGCGCAACAACATCAGCAACCTG AGGATGCACATGGGCAACCTGGAGGGCCTGCTGTGGTGCCTGCTGTCCAGCGCCCCCAGCCTGGACAGGCTGAATTTCTTGTGGGAG CAGTTCACATTCTGGATGGAGGCGGTGGATGCCCAGCACCGAGCCCTGGGCATGAGGGCAAGCACCACCCTCATGTCCTTTGCTGCCCTCCTGCTCCCACACTTTGAG GGCTCCCCTGACGTGCCTgaggtgggggacatggcagcGCGCCTGGGTCTGTCCATCAGTGACCCAGAGGAGACCATCGGCTGCGACGCCGTGGAGAGTTTGTACTGGCTCACTCGAATCCTCCTGCACCAGAGGG GCCAAGACATGCGAGGGGCGGACGAGATGTTCGGCGAGTGCCCTCTGGAGCCGAGCCAGGTCCAGTGTTACAGGGACCTGGCAAGAGTCGGAGAG GTGCTGAGAGAGATCTTGTCCGAGGAGCAAAAGAGATCGTTCCTGCAGCGGACCATTCTGGCAATTCATCATGGGCGGATGCACGTTAAAACACCTGCGCTACTCTTCCTCTATGCCATCCTGGGGGAGACCAGCCTCCTGATCGGGGACAAG GAGGAAGAAGTCCCCGGCAGGATCGTGAGGAAGCTGGTCCTCATGAAGTGCTGCCATGAGCTGCCCAAGGAGCTGCAAGGACACAGCCTGCTGGCCTGCTCCTCcggccccctctcctctcctctcctctcctccctccagcaGCCCCCCGGGTCGTCCTGCAG AGAGAGCTCCTAA
- the LOC132244124 gene encoding zinc finger protein RFP-like, whose amino-acid sequence MRQREAVLCFPFPACFQPHSAPRMCCLWAASPTTQPMCLPACGFLLAPLALQETLRKFQETLPSTLEKGKRVPKGSYTKATVTLDPDTANPWLVLSADRRRVICANTWQPVPDNPERFDVNQCVLGREGFTSGRHCWEVEVGQGVWLMGVARESVRRKGGIRFSPEEGIWVVHCCWDQVWALTAPAPTPLSLRRAPRRMRVCLDCAGGQVSFLDADTEAPIFTFPPASFVGGRIRPWFSLWARGPGSELRLCH is encoded by the exons ATGAGGCAGCGGGAGGCTGTTCTGTGCTTCCCATTCCCAGCTTGTTTCCAGCCACACTCAGCCCCCAGGatgtgctgcctctgggctgcttcTCCCACCACGCAGCCCATGTGTCTCCCTGCCTGTGGCTTCCTCCTGGCACCTCTAGCTCTACAGGAGACTTTGAGGAAGTTTCAAG AGACTCTGCCGTCCACCTTGGAGAAGGGCAAAAGGGTACCAAAGGGATCATACACGAAGG CGACGGTGACTCTGGATCCGGACACGGCAAATCCCTGGCTCGTCCTGTCTGCGGATCGGAGAAGAGTGATATGTGCAAACACGTGGCAGCCTGTGCCTGACAATCCTGAGAGATTTGATGTGAACCAGTGCGTGCTGGGCCGGGAGGGATTCACCTCCGGGAGAcactgctgggaggtggaggtggggcagggggtctgGCTCATGGGggttgccagagagtctgtgaggaggaagggagggatcaGATTTAGCCCCGAGGAGGGGATCTGGGTGGTGCATTGCTGTTGGGATCAGGTCTGGGCTCTCAcggcccctgctcccacccccctgtcCCTGCGCCGGGCGCCCAGGAGGATGCGGGTCTGTCTGGACTGTGCGGGGGGGCAGGTGTCGTTTCTCGATGCTGACACCGAGGCCCCGATCTTCACCTTCCCGCCGGCCTCCTTCGTTGGGGGCAGAATCCGGCCCTGGTTCTCGCTCTGGGCGAGGGGGCCTGGGTCCGAGCTGAGACTGTGCCATTGA